One window of Caldisericum exile AZM16c01 genomic DNA carries:
- a CDS encoding formate--tetrahydrofolate ligase: MSDYEISRNAILMKIDRIAKNFDIPLDALKFCGDYIAKIDHRLLKSIDRGDGKLVLITGMTPTPHGEGKTTTTIGLTDAVNLLGYKAIGVIRQPSLGPIFGVKGGATGGGRAQVVPMEEINFLFTGDFPAVEYANNLLSAMIDNSIYQGNPLNLDPRRIRFKRVMDMNDRALRHILIGLGGIDGGIPREEGFNITVASEVMAILGISKDLNDLKERLSNIYVGLTYDRTPVYAKDLKAEGAMAVILRNAINPNLVQTLENNPVFIHTGPFANIAHGSPSIISIKLALQFADYVFAEGGFATDLGGEKFVDIVSRLGNFKISASVIVASIRAMKYHGGQKDENIEDIEALKKGFANLQKHIENMRTFGIPVIVALNKFSTDTEKEIEAVSKLLESVNVPFALSEVYENGGIGGENLAKVVVENALETNPKFLYDLDEPIKDKIRKIATSMYGAGDVVYTDEAEANLKEISKLGMDNAFVCMAKTQASLSDNPKLIGRPENFVVTVKEVHALRGANFIVPILGKINTMPGLPKEPLATKLDIDENGFIKGL, from the coding sequence ATGAGTGATTATGAAATTTCAAGAAATGCAATACTTATGAAGATTGATAGGATTGCAAAAAACTTTGATATACCGCTGGATGCTTTAAAATTTTGTGGTGATTACATTGCAAAAATTGACCATAGGTTACTAAAATCAATTGATAGAGGTGATGGTAAACTTGTCCTTATAACGGGAATGACTCCAACTCCTCATGGTGAAGGGAAGACTACAACAACCATAGGTTTGACAGATGCAGTAAATCTTTTGGGATACAAGGCAATAGGCGTAATAAGGCAGCCATCATTGGGACCAATTTTTGGTGTTAAGGGCGGTGCAACAGGCGGAGGACGCGCACAAGTTGTGCCAATGGAAGAAATTAACTTTCTTTTTACAGGTGATTTTCCTGCAGTAGAATATGCAAATAATCTTTTATCTGCAATGATTGATAATTCCATCTACCAAGGTAATCCTCTTAATCTTGACCCGAGAAGAATACGATTTAAAAGGGTTATGGATATGAACGACAGAGCCTTAAGACATATCCTAATTGGACTTGGGGGTATTGACGGTGGAATACCCCGTGAAGAAGGTTTTAATATAACGGTTGCATCAGAGGTTATGGCGATTTTAGGCATTTCAAAGGATTTAAATGACCTTAAAGAACGCCTTTCAAATATCTATGTTGGCCTTACTTACGATAGGACACCGGTGTATGCAAAAGACCTCAAGGCAGAAGGTGCAATGGCCGTGATCTTGCGAAACGCAATCAACCCGAATTTGGTGCAAACACTTGAAAATAATCCTGTTTTTATCCATACAGGACCTTTTGCAAATATTGCGCATGGAAGTCCATCTATAATTTCAATCAAACTCGCGCTTCAATTTGCCGATTATGTTTTTGCTGAGGGAGGTTTTGCAACAGACCTTGGTGGCGAAAAGTTCGTAGATATTGTTTCAAGGCTTGGCAACTTTAAGATTTCTGCTTCTGTTATTGTTGCATCTATAAGAGCCATGAAGTATCACGGAGGACAAAAGGATGAGAACATTGAGGATATTGAAGCACTTAAAAAAGGTTTCGCAAATCTTCAAAAGCACATTGAAAATATGAGAACCTTTGGAATTCCTGTAATTGTTGCGTTGAATAAATTTTCAACTGATACAGAAAAAGAAATAGAAGCAGTTTCAAAACTTCTTGAAAGTGTCAATGTTCCTTTTGCACTCTCAGAAGTATATGAGAATGGTGGTATTGGAGGCGAAAACCTTGCTAAGGTAGTTGTAGAAAATGCTTTAGAAACAAACCCTAAATTCCTCTATGACTTGGATGAGCCTATCAAGGATAAGATCAGAAAAATTGCAACGAGTATGTATGGTGCAGGAGACGTTGTCTATACAGATGAAGCAGAGGCAAATCTCAAAGAGATTTCAAAACTTGGGATGGATAATGCCTTTGTGTGCATGGCAAAAACACAAGCATCCCTATCTGATAATCCAAAACTAATTGGCCGCCCAGAAAATTTTGTTGTTACAGTCAAAGAAGTCCACGCCCTTAGAGGTGCAAACTTCATTGTTCCTATACTTGGAAAAATTAATACGATGCCGGGACTTCCAAAGGAGCCTCTTGCAACAAAACTTGATATAGATGAAAACGGATTTATAAAAGGATTGTAA
- a CDS encoding aromatic ring-hydroxylating oxygenase subunit alpha: MIKNQWYIVLSSKELKDKPIGLKRFGEKLVMWRTKDGIACIADKCAHRGASLSKGKIVNNHIQCPFHGFEYDSSGRVVLIPANGKASKVPDNFKVKSYKVKEKNGFIFLFYGDESKAPGEIPFFDWIDGSFTYDELNEPWNTHYSRCIENQLDPIHLPFVHHNTIGIGGRTVADGPVVEWFDSEKMRFYVFNRKDDGTPPKKPEELKGQKSKVYLEFIFPNFWQNHISDKFFIVAAFVPVDEEHSLVYVRQYVKITGIKFIDKLIATLSIPFDRIVLHQDRRVVETQIPKKSALQMDENLVQGDLPIIEYRKRREELLKQNN, encoded by the coding sequence ATGATTAAAAATCAGTGGTACATCGTGTTATCTTCTAAAGAACTGAAGGACAAGCCCATTGGACTTAAAAGATTTGGTGAAAAACTCGTCATGTGGAGAACAAAAGATGGCATTGCATGTATCGCTGATAAGTGTGCTCACAGAGGCGCAAGTCTTTCAAAGGGAAAAATTGTAAATAACCATATTCAGTGTCCATTTCACGGATTTGAATACGATTCAAGTGGAAGAGTTGTCCTCATACCTGCAAACGGAAAAGCCTCAAAAGTACCTGACAATTTCAAAGTAAAGAGTTACAAAGTGAAAGAAAAAAATGGCTTCATATTTTTGTTTTATGGTGACGAAAGTAAAGCACCAGGCGAAATACCGTTTTTTGATTGGATTGACGGCAGTTTCACATACGATGAACTAAATGAACCTTGGAATACACACTATTCAAGGTGCATAGAAAATCAACTTGACCCGATACACCTTCCCTTCGTGCACCATAATACGATTGGCATTGGCGGAAGAACAGTTGCAGATGGACCTGTTGTTGAATGGTTTGATTCAGAAAAAATGCGTTTTTATGTGTTTAATAGAAAAGATGATGGAACTCCACCCAAAAAACCAGAAGAATTGAAAGGACAGAAAAGCAAAGTTTATCTTGAATTTATCTTCCCAAACTTTTGGCAAAACCATATAAGTGATAAATTCTTTATAGTTGCGGCATTTGTTCCAGTTGATGAAGAGCATTCGCTTGTTTATGTAAGACAGTATGTGAAAATTACAGGTATTAAATTTATTGACAAACTCATCGCAACTCTTTCTATTCCATTCGATAGAATTGTGCTTCACCAGGATAGAAGGGTCGTCGAAACGCAAATTCCAAAGAAAAGCGCACTTCAAATGGATGAAAACCTTGTCCAAGGAGACTTACCAATAATTGAATATAGAAAACGAAGGGAAGAACTTTTAAAGCAAAATAACTAA
- a CDS encoding endonuclease III domain-containing protein → MKNYNFDKILPKLEKFVQNLGVPVVTRIKDRDFDPFKILIGTILSLRTKDETTEEAANRLFEVVKTPEDLIKLSEKDIEKLIYPVGFYKRKAKQIKEVAKTLIEKYDGRVPNDLEELLKLKGVGRKTANLVITEAFDDYGICVDTHVHRISNRLGWVKTKNPEQTEMELRKILPKKYWKTINPILVTFGQNICKPISPLCSKCPIEPLCPKIGVTKSR, encoded by the coding sequence ATGAAAAATTACAATTTTGATAAAATACTTCCAAAACTCGAAAAATTTGTGCAAAATTTAGGTGTTCCTGTTGTTACTCGCATTAAAGATAGAGACTTTGACCCTTTTAAAATTCTCATAGGAACAATTCTCAGTTTGCGCACTAAAGATGAGACAACAGAAGAAGCTGCAAACAGGTTATTTGAGGTAGTAAAAACACCTGAGGATCTTATTAAATTAAGTGAAAAAGATATAGAAAAACTCATCTATCCTGTAGGCTTCTACAAAAGAAAAGCAAAGCAAATTAAGGAAGTTGCAAAAACGCTTATTGAAAAATACGATGGTCGTGTCCCAAATGACCTTGAAGAACTTTTAAAACTGAAAGGGGTTGGAAGAAAAACTGCAAATCTTGTTATAACTGAGGCATTTGATGACTACGGCATTTGCGTTGATACCCACGTCCACCGCATTTCAAACAGACTTGGCTGGGTAAAAACTAAAAACCCTGAGCAAACAGAAATGGAATTGCGAAAAATCCTTCCAAAGAAATATTGGAAGACCATTAACCCAATCCTTGTAACCTTCGGTCAAAATATCTGTAAGCCTATAAGCCCGCTTTGTTCAAAATGCCCCATTGAGCCTCTCTGTCCAAAAATAGGAGTAACGAAGTCCCGATAA
- a CDS encoding DNA polymerase III subunit alpha, giving the protein MGFTHLHLHTEYSLLDGMNKISELSSRVKELGMDAVSITDHGNMYGVIEFYEEMKKAGIKPIIGVEVYIAPNGVEKKEKDEERYHLILLAKSLKGYKNLTKIVTESYVRGFYYKPRIDFEILKKYNEDIIAMTACLQGEISSKALKGDIKEVRKALYKYLDIFGKENFFIEVQNHGLDEEKAVIEVAKTLRDTEGVKLVATNDAHYLRKEDAHAHDILLCVQTLRPVDDPERMRFPNDEFYIKSESEMLKAFNGLEDAVYNTELIKEMCNVEFDFSSYHLPVYKKDENWDPSKNKEYLEELTFKGIREKYGDKADEVMERARYELDVIEKMGFTDYFLIVQDFINYARSNDIPVGPGRGSAAGSVVSYALGITEIDPIKYNLFFERFLNPERISMPDIDVDFGDRGRDAVIEYVRKKYGESHVAQIATFGKMEARQVIRDVGRALKFTYQETDKISKLIPPGLKLKEALDSLPDLRKLYEDPRYRELFDVALKLEGVVRNFGTHAAGVVIGDAPLTEYLPLQVDKDNSIITQYDKDVVEHIGLLKMDFLGIKNLTIIQDTIDMLKSRGIDIDINKIPEDDNETFNMLKRGDSVGVFQLESAGMRRVLKGVQPDSIEDLTAVVALYRPGTIKAGGIEEYINRKSGKTKVTYPHPKLEPILKNTYGIIVYQEQVMQIANTLAGYTMAEADTLRKAIGKKIPEIMKAQRDVFVQRAVANGVEKNVAEKIFDLIEFFAGYGFNKSHAVSYATLAYRTAYLKAHYPKEYFTAILNSYIGNEDKTRETLLEAISKGIHIHLPDINKSDALFKVENDGIRFGFLGIKNVGEASINEIIKERISNGPFSSFKDFERRTTSFKVNKKVVESLIKAGCFDSLGEDRKALLEGETVSEPTVSLFGGLPQSTKPKIHATRADILKYEKEAFGFYLSDNPINAYLGILEDEGFETVSQVISKFKKENEIENEEQDDILQIEETTINKVKIAGVINNAKKSKTKNGNFILRFDLEDGANKVGCLVMPQNLEKFTEYLDRDGVAVVEGEIRQEEDSITFFAMDVVRFFTEKDIKKNETNNALHIKISMDDEDPKLILEKLAKLRELATNFKGDLPIILHVRTDGMIVRIHPSPKFSVIPTKAFISKVEEILGNGSYEIKGFLE; this is encoded by the coding sequence ATGGGATTTACACACCTACATCTTCACACTGAATATAGCCTTCTTGATGGCATGAACAAGATTTCAGAGCTTTCCTCCCGAGTTAAAGAACTTGGAATGGATGCAGTTTCCATTACTGATCACGGAAATATGTACGGAGTTATAGAGTTTTATGAGGAAATGAAAAAGGCAGGTATAAAGCCAATTATAGGTGTTGAAGTTTATATTGCTCCAAACGGAGTTGAAAAGAAGGAAAAAGATGAAGAGCGTTATCACCTCATACTCCTTGCAAAAAGCCTCAAAGGATACAAAAATCTTACAAAAATTGTTACTGAAAGTTATGTAAGAGGTTTTTATTATAAACCAAGGATTGATTTTGAAATTCTCAAAAAATATAATGAAGATATTATCGCAATGACTGCATGCCTTCAGGGAGAAATTTCTTCAAAGGCTCTAAAAGGAGATATAAAGGAAGTTAGAAAAGCCCTCTATAAATATCTTGATATATTTGGTAAAGAAAATTTCTTTATTGAAGTCCAAAACCATGGGCTTGACGAGGAAAAGGCAGTTATAGAAGTAGCAAAAACTCTTCGTGATACTGAAGGCGTAAAACTTGTAGCAACAAATGATGCACATTACTTACGAAAAGAGGATGCACACGCACACGATATACTTCTCTGCGTTCAAACTTTAAGGCCAGTTGATGACCCTGAAAGAATGCGTTTTCCAAATGACGAGTTCTACATAAAGAGTGAATCTGAAATGCTTAAAGCATTTAATGGTCTTGAAGATGCAGTTTATAATACAGAACTTATTAAAGAAATGTGCAATGTCGAATTCGATTTCTCATCGTATCACCTGCCTGTCTATAAGAAAGACGAAAATTGGGATCCATCAAAAAATAAAGAGTACCTCGAAGAGCTGACATTCAAAGGCATCCGGGAAAAATACGGAGACAAAGCAGACGAAGTTATGGAACGTGCACGTTACGAACTTGATGTAATTGAAAAAATGGGATTTACCGATTACTTCCTCATTGTGCAGGACTTCATAAACTATGCAAGGTCTAACGATATTCCTGTGGGTCCAGGACGTGGTTCTGCCGCTGGATCAGTTGTTTCATATGCATTAGGGATAACAGAAATTGACCCGATCAAATACAACCTCTTCTTTGAGCGATTCCTAAATCCAGAAAGAATAAGCATGCCTGATATTGATGTTGACTTTGGCGATCGCGGAAGAGATGCAGTTATAGAATATGTAAGAAAGAAATACGGAGAATCTCATGTTGCTCAGATTGCGACATTCGGTAAAATGGAAGCACGCCAAGTGATCCGTGATGTTGGTCGAGCACTAAAATTCACATATCAAGAAACTGATAAAATCTCTAAACTCATACCTCCTGGACTTAAACTTAAAGAGGCACTTGATTCACTCCCAGATTTAAGAAAACTCTACGAAGACCCCCGCTATAGAGAGCTCTTTGATGTTGCACTGAAACTTGAAGGTGTTGTAAGAAACTTTGGCACACATGCAGCAGGAGTAGTCATTGGTGATGCCCCATTAACTGAATATCTACCACTTCAAGTTGATAAGGATAACTCCATTATAACTCAATATGATAAGGACGTAGTTGAGCACATCGGCCTTCTTAAGATGGACTTCCTTGGAATTAAGAATCTCACAATAATTCAGGACACAATTGATATGCTCAAATCCAGAGGAATTGATATTGACATAAATAAAATCCCTGAGGACGATAATGAAACTTTTAATATGCTTAAACGCGGAGATTCAGTTGGAGTTTTCCAATTAGAAAGTGCAGGCATGAGAAGAGTTTTGAAGGGTGTTCAACCTGATAGCATTGAAGATTTAACTGCAGTTGTTGCGCTTTACAGACCTGGCACAATAAAGGCAGGCGGAATTGAAGAGTACATTAACAGAAAATCCGGAAAAACAAAGGTAACATACCCACATCCAAAACTTGAACCAATTCTAAAAAATACCTATGGAATTATCGTTTACCAGGAACAGGTCATGCAAATTGCAAATACCCTTGCAGGATATACCATGGCAGAAGCTGACACCTTGAGAAAGGCAATCGGTAAAAAAATTCCAGAAATAATGAAGGCTCAAAGAGATGTTTTTGTACAAAGAGCAGTTGCAAATGGTGTTGAAAAAAACGTTGCGGAGAAAATCTTTGACCTCATCGAATTTTTTGCTGGATATGGCTTTAACAAATCGCATGCAGTAAGTTATGCAACTCTTGCCTATAGAACCGCCTATTTAAAGGCTCACTATCCAAAGGAATATTTCACCGCTATACTCAATTCATACATTGGGAACGAAGACAAAACAAGAGAGACTCTACTCGAGGCAATAAGCAAAGGTATACATATACATCTTCCTGATATAAATAAGTCAGATGCGCTTTTTAAAGTAGAAAATGATGGTATCAGATTTGGTTTTCTTGGTATAAAGAATGTTGGCGAGGCTTCGATTAACGAAATCATAAAAGAGCGAATATCAAATGGTCCTTTCTCTTCATTTAAAGATTTCGAAAGAAGGACAACATCCTTTAAAGTAAATAAAAAAGTCGTGGAAAGCCTTATCAAAGCGGGTTGTTTTGATTCTTTGGGTGAAGATAGGAAGGCACTCCTTGAAGGAGAAACTGTTTCAGAGCCAACCGTTTCTCTGTTCGGGGGATTGCCACAATCAACAAAACCAAAAATTCATGCAACAAGAGCAGATATCCTGAAATATGAAAAAGAGGCTTTTGGGTTTTATCTTTCAGATAACCCGATAAATGCATATCTTGGAATCCTTGAAGACGAAGGTTTTGAAACTGTATCTCAAGTTATTTCAAAATTCAAAAAAGAAAACGAAATTGAAAACGAAGAGCAGGATGACATTTTACAAATCGAAGAAACCACAATAAATAAGGTAAAAATTGCTGGTGTTATAAACAACGCAAAGAAATCTAAAACAAAAAATGGTAATTTCATATTAAGGTTCGACCTTGAAGATGGTGCAAATAAAGTTGGGTGTCTTGTTATGCCTCAAAATCTCGAAAAATTCACCGAATATCTCGATAGAGATGGCGTTGCAGTTGTTGAGGGAGAAATAAGGCAAGAGGAAGATTCGATTACATTTTTTGCAATGGATGTTGTGAGGTTTTTTACAGAAAAGGACATCAAGAAAAACGAAACAAACAATGCACTCCACATAAAAATTTCAATGGACGATGAAGACCCAAAATTAATATTAGAGAAACTTGCAAAATTAAGAGAACTTGCAACTAATTTTAAAGGGGATTTACCGATTATCCTGCATGTGAGAACCGATGGAATGATTGTTAGAATTCATCCTTCACCAAAATTTTCGGTTATTCCAACAAAGGCTTTTATCTCAAAAGTTGAGGAAATCCTCGGAAATGGCTCTTACGAAATCAAGGGCTTTCTTGAATAG
- a CDS encoding SDR family oxidoreductase — protein sequence MDLGLKGKVAFVMAGSKGLGKGVAMKLAEEGALVSIMSRSLENLKKAQEEIKEKTGVEPLICVGDATKEEDVIKAIDETTKAFGTIHILFANAGGPPSGGFFDVKPEDYLKAVQLNLMSTIYAVYGVKDLMIKQNWGRIIASTSISVKQPLDNLILSNVSRTGVVAFIKSVSNALAPYRITANVVAPGYTMTERVENLLKARVEKEGITFEEAQTAMVASIPMKRIGTVEEFASTVAFLASDKASYITGVVLPIDGGFIKGV from the coding sequence ATGGATTTAGGTCTCAAAGGGAAAGTTGCATTTGTCATGGCAGGAAGTAAAGGGCTTGGAAAAGGCGTAGCCATGAAGCTTGCAGAAGAAGGTGCTCTTGTATCAATAATGTCACGATCCTTGGAAAATCTCAAAAAAGCACAGGAAGAAATTAAAGAAAAGACTGGTGTTGAACCTCTCATTTGTGTAGGAGACGCAACAAAAGAAGAAGATGTAATAAAAGCAATCGATGAGACCACAAAAGCATTCGGTACAATTCACATTCTCTTCGCAAATGCAGGTGGGCCACCATCAGGTGGATTTTTTGATGTAAAACCAGAAGATTACCTTAAAGCAGTTCAACTCAATCTTATGAGTACAATCTATGCAGTGTATGGCGTAAAAGATCTTATGATAAAACAAAATTGGGGAAGAATTATTGCATCAACTTCTATCTCAGTCAAACAACCTCTTGACAATCTTATCCTCTCGAATGTTTCAAGAACAGGTGTCGTTGCTTTTATAAAATCTGTTTCAAACGCTCTTGCTCCGTATAGAATTACAGCAAATGTGGTTGCACCTGGATATACAATGACAGAAAGAGTAGAAAATCTTCTTAAAGCACGAGTTGAAAAAGAAGGAATAACCTTTGAAGAAGCACAAACGGCAATGGTTGCAAGTATCCCGATGAAACGCATCGGAACTGTTGAGGAATTTGCATCAACCGTTGCATTCCTTGCCTCCGACAAGGCTTCATACATTACAGGCGTTGTTTTACCAATCGACGGTGGATTCATAAAGGGGGTATAA
- a CDS encoding ferredoxin domain-containing protein, whose translation MLKINPEKEFEVVLDIATKMCVAARTAPKANGLDSIVTAIVYGEELNKIREEMIRFGTERNLQYFIRDARNIEGKVVVIIGSKPKERAHGFEDGESEETVLKESTAIDLGIAIGSAVSIAKDLCVDNRVMYSIGRACINLKILGDDVIIAYGIPLSISGKNPFFDRK comes from the coding sequence ATGCTAAAGATAAATCCAGAAAAAGAATTCGAAGTCGTATTAGACATTGCAACAAAGATGTGCGTTGCGGCACGCACGGCACCAAAAGCAAACGGCCTTGACTCAATTGTAACAGCAATAGTGTACGGTGAAGAACTCAATAAGATTAGGGAAGAAATGATAAGATTTGGAACGGAACGAAATCTTCAATACTTCATAAGGGATGCAAGGAATATTGAAGGAAAAGTCGTTGTCATCATTGGCTCTAAACCAAAAGAGAGGGCCCATGGCTTTGAAGATGGCGAATCCGAAGAAACAGTGTTAAAAGAAAGCACAGCAATAGACTTAGGGATTGCAATCGGAAGTGCAGTGTCAATTGCAAAAGATCTTTGCGTTGATAATAGAGTTATGTATTCCATCGGTAGAGCTTGTATCAATTTAAAAATCCTCGGTGATGATGTAATTATTGCCTATGGCATACCTTTAAGTATTTCAGGTAAAAATCCATTCTTTGATAGAAAATAA
- a CDS encoding pyridoxal-phosphate-dependent aminotransferase family protein has translation MMKELLLIPGPTPVSDDVLYALSQPVISHTSVEFANLLKEILVYVKELFGVKNGFPFVITGSGTLGMEIALTNILKDNDNLLVLSHGYFGDRFEELAKHLGIEVNKIKPNPGEHVDLELFRKTLKEKHYTAVTLTHVDTSTGVLADVESISKIIQEVSPETLFVVDGVCATGGVKEEFDNWKIDVILTGSQKALATPPGLTLLAFSERAIEKRKSIKPRTYYGDILKWMVVMEDGTKYFATPSVNLFFALHQSLKGIFDIGLENYFKKHEDLARRVRNAMSEIGLTLVAKRPAPTLSVFLYPDGVEDKTFRGKLKEKGVIVANTLAELYGKGFRIGHMGSVTKDELIVAVSKIAETFEELGVKVNKGNVLNAFLS, from the coding sequence ATGATGAAAGAATTACTTTTAATTCCAGGACCAACACCTGTAAGCGACGATGTACTCTATGCACTATCACAACCTGTAATCTCGCATACAAGTGTTGAATTTGCAAATTTGCTTAAAGAGATTTTGGTTTACGTAAAAGAACTCTTTGGTGTAAAAAACGGTTTCCCTTTTGTAATAACAGGATCCGGAACTTTGGGCATGGAAATAGCATTAACGAACATCCTTAAAGATAATGATAATCTTCTTGTATTGTCTCATGGATATTTTGGCGATCGCTTTGAAGAACTTGCAAAACACCTTGGAATAGAAGTAAATAAAATAAAGCCAAACCCAGGCGAACATGTAGATTTAGAGCTATTTAGAAAAACACTCAAAGAAAAACACTATACTGCAGTTACTCTGACACATGTTGATACATCAACAGGGGTACTTGCAGACGTTGAAAGCATCTCAAAAATAATTCAAGAAGTAAGTCCTGAAACTCTTTTTGTTGTTGATGGCGTGTGTGCAACAGGAGGGGTAAAAGAAGAGTTTGATAACTGGAAAATTGATGTAATTCTAACAGGCTCTCAAAAGGCACTTGCAACACCACCGGGATTGACACTTCTTGCATTCTCAGAAAGGGCGATTGAAAAAAGAAAGTCAATAAAGCCAAGAACTTACTATGGAGATATCCTCAAGTGGATGGTAGTTATGGAAGATGGAACAAAATACTTTGCAACTCCATCGGTAAACCTCTTCTTTGCGCTCCATCAATCACTCAAAGGTATCTTTGATATTGGACTTGAAAACTATTTCAAAAAGCATGAAGACCTTGCAAGAAGGGTAAGAAATGCAATGAGCGAAATAGGATTAACCCTCGTTGCAAAAAGACCTGCCCCAACACTGTCCGTATTCCTTTACCCTGATGGAGTTGAAGATAAAACATTCAGAGGCAAACTGAAAGAAAAAGGTGTTATTGTTGCAAATACGCTTGCAGAACTTTACGGAAAAGGGTTTAGAATAGGACATATGGGAAGCGTTACAAAAGACGAATTGATTGTTGCTGTTTCAAAAATTGCAGAAACATTTGAAGAATTAGGTGTAAAGGTTAATAAAGGGAATGTGCTTAATGCCTTTCTAAGTTAA
- a CDS encoding MFS transporter: MGFKKWFISFALQGASISLFNIVISLYVVLALHGNVQNASIAVALFSFGNLLGSISASIVLDRVKRVSILIYTSFFVASFIMVLMVFVKSIYIYYLLSVLLGNVISFTGPAMTLHLSKIEDEGFVRRQINNLNLFNSIGSTLGMLFGSFILTLIKNLNDIFKLKMIFFISSILLLTSSVLTIERGTLKVSVSPHLRATKILFLKVVNFANEFFKVVDIRNLPKNMRLITASVFMAFFGANLVFSVFTVFLKEAFRVSSQFIFLLYSANSFAGNIAFFLTGRLLMTKYDRLFIRVVLFLRGILFILIGVFVVFKLDFMRAFIYASFVFFGFTWPFFYIPLTLEITNLAPHKERGKALGIFNMSINFAVILASFVAGFIALHLGYFATFIIGGTLLILGERLFTKTFS; encoded by the coding sequence ATGGGATTTAAAAAGTGGTTTATTTCGTTTGCACTACAAGGTGCGTCAATTTCTCTTTTTAACATAGTTATAAGTTTGTATGTTGTGCTTGCTCTACATGGCAACGTGCAGAATGCATCAATTGCGGTTGCATTGTTTTCGTTTGGAAACCTTTTGGGGTCAATTTCTGCAAGCATCGTATTGGATAGAGTTAAACGAGTGTCAATTTTAATTTACACAAGTTTCTTTGTTGCATCTTTCATAATGGTACTTATGGTGTTTGTTAAATCTATCTATATTTATTATCTTCTTTCAGTCCTTCTTGGAAACGTTATCTCTTTTACCGGTCCTGCGATGACTTTGCACCTTTCTAAAATTGAAGACGAAGGCTTTGTAAGAAGACAGATTAACAATTTAAATCTTTTTAATAGCATTGGTTCAACCTTAGGAATGCTTTTTGGGAGTTTTATACTTACTCTCATTAAAAATTTAAATGATATTTTCAAACTCAAGATGATATTTTTTATTTCTTCCATCCTTTTACTTACTAGTTCTGTTTTGACAATAGAGCGGGGAACACTGAAAGTTAGTGTTTCTCCACATCTTCGTGCTACAAAAATTCTTTTCCTTAAAGTTGTAAATTTTGCAAACGAATTTTTTAAAGTTGTTGACATAAGAAATCTCCCTAAGAATATGCGCCTTATAACAGCCTCTGTTTTTATGGCGTTTTTTGGTGCAAATCTTGTGTTTTCGGTATTTACGGTTTTTTTAAAGGAAGCGTTTAGAGTTTCTTCGCAATTTATATTCTTGCTTTATTCTGCAAATAGTTTTGCTGGAAATATTGCGTTTTTTCTTACAGGGAGATTGCTCATGACAAAATATGATCGGCTATTTATACGAGTTGTTTTATTTTTAAGAGGTATTCTTTTTATTTTGATTGGAGTTTTTGTTGTGTTTAAATTAGACTTTATGAGAGCATTTATATATGCAAGTTTTGTCTTCTTTGGTTTTACCTGGCCTTTCTTTTATATTCCCCTTACACTTGAAATTACAAATCTTGCACCTCACAAAGAACGTGGCAAGGCGTTAGGTATCTTTAACATGTCTATTAATTTTGCTGTAATACTTGCTTCGTTTGTTGCTGGTTTTATTGCACTTCACCTTGGATACTTTGCAACATTTATTATAGGAGGCACTCTCCTTATTTTGGGAGAGCGCCTCTTCACAAAAACTTTCTCTTAA